The Caretta caretta isolate rCarCar2 chromosome 10, rCarCar1.hap1, whole genome shotgun sequence genome has a window encoding:
- the DECR2 gene encoding peroxisomal 2,4-dienoyl-CoA reductase [(3E)-enoyl-CoA-producing] isoform X3, with protein MLAGVSKLFESRTPQGQLWGIKKKKELPPACHRRRSGESRAAAGVPPKTERGEPSCRRACRQRRSGESRAAAGALPLPERGVLSCRWHAAEDGPGRGKLPPLCHRRRSGESRAAATVPPKTERGEPSCRRRAAEDGAGRAELPPACRRRRSGESQAAAGVPPKTERGEPSCCWHAAEDGAGRGKLPPLFHRRRSGESRAAAGVPAKTERGEPSCRHCSTEDGAGRAELPPACQRRRSGESRAAATVPPKTERGEPSCRRHAAEESKVPERCCHRASSAHLAALLLPRTPTDGRAHPLGTMAGL; from the exons ATGCTTGCGG gtgtctccaaactttttgaatcGCGCacaccccagggccagctctggggaatcaaaaaaaaaaaagagctgccgccggcgtgccaccgaagacggagcggggagagccgagctgccgccggcgtgccgccgaagacggagcggggagagccgagctgccgccggGCGTGCCGCCAAAGACGGAGCGGAgagagccgagctgccgccggCGCGCTGCCGCTGCCGGAGCGGGGAGTGCTGAGCTGCCGCTGGCACGCCGCCGAAGATGGACCAGGGAGAGGCAAGCTGCCGCCACTGTGCcaccgaagacggagcggggagagccgagctgccgccactgtgccgccgaagacggagcggggagagccgagctgccgccggcgtgccgccgaagacggagcggggagagccgagctgccgccggcgtgccgccgaagacggagcggggagagccaagctgccgccggcgtgccgccgaagacggagcggggagagccgagctgctgCTGGCAcgccgccgaagacggagcggggagaggcAAGCTGCCGCCACTGTTCcaccgaagacggagcggggagagccgagctgccgccggcgtgccagcgaagacggagcggggagagccgagctgccgccaCTGTTCcaccgaagacggagcggggagagccgagctgccgccggcgtgccagcgaagacggagcggggagagccgagctgccgccaCTGTTCcaccgaagacggagcggggagagccgagctgccgccggCACGCCGCTGAAGAATCAAAGGTCCCGGAGCGCTGCTGCCACCGTGCCAGCAGTGCTCATTTGGCGGCGCTCCTCCTTCCGCGCACCCCCACAGATGGTCGTGCGCACCCCCTGGG GACCATGGCGGGGTTATAG